The Thalassophryne amazonica chromosome 6, fThaAma1.1, whole genome shotgun sequence genome includes a region encoding these proteins:
- the LOC117512270 gene encoding zinc finger protein 335-like isoform X1 has product MDSEENEVESSSDAGPSGMEEPSESGMFMESSEAMSADSSDAAASHPLASESDCHVGQSSEGLVVFIPETSSSTDIRVSSVLLPDSSSVAQSTSVSSVSTVTQSVLVSESAQVLVHSSAVSEGAMMVSDSTASTSSDLGSAIDKIIESTIGPDIMNGCIAVTSAEDGGAETTQYLTLHGPDYGAPMVAQMSSSAQISDHVAIEALGEGPTSTCVDQGDLHRNLEPDQPDDHPGHSGYPEESSSQPDQPQHSHPSQYMDCNADGPDQTGESSSSYVECSIEEPDQTRSQSGFADYAGDNSDRDLPGYVECSGADSNPASQGHYVMECSGYVECAVDDGEQQHRSRSYIDSSADHRTSQTCRQYVTECVAAADSEEPGCSQYQIGDDDEDDDPDKPQHSQQHSCYMESSNGPEASLYADESSSSDHPVADTAGSGGLPEALECGESQPGPFISSSGTYISQDEPQGSQGPQNDSELVSHMATSGVAEGPGNRPPNLAELEDLMEVVIVQQFKCKMCPYKSTSKETLINHMKDKHFRPAGDMPKKRKRGRPPKSETIAQCQVQQKEAEERKCVKVKAESQQEEEEDDIVDAGAIDDSEEDSDYNPMDEDCKGRPPAILKKPSPPISSSAGRPRRKVGRPRKYCIMEPGYNNKEAESIAENPRVCLDSNVSEVASSSELGSATAMVVNGDTAEMLISQSDSENKDPSSNSPPEEESFIRKRGRPSKRFLRKKYKKFINRNRYYKSLKPLQRPHNCLICGSRFLTEEDLHFHVDSHEGNDPERFKCLQCNYHCKRWSSLKEHMFNHEGTKPFKCEMCDYTSVYRKDVLRHSAVHSKEKKRKTELVPKASEFPCPICHRVYPMLKRLTQHMKTHSTEKPHMCDKCGKSFKKRYTFKMHLLTHIQSLGDSKFKCEFCDYMCDNKKLLLNHQLSHTNDRPYKCDYCKYSTSKKEFLVSHLAIKHTGEKPFSCDMCHFMTKHRKNLRLHVQCRHPETFEEWCAAHPEEPVRRRRRPFFTLQQIEELKQQHEDTQGMQGNIVTVDPATIQAMQGVANASVSQDALGNTTIIYQHADSSDLSAQNALDLLLNMSNARELVGNALQNHADIMGIRETLCRYYQCSPQVTVLKAEDKALEKGAWSAVTSVPVQSQKLVTLHVSENGETVLQEAYQAATCEKAELSQITVQACEGGGDFPVEELATEEIHSAGYSNSGSSPSQAVEVSKTENLTSDKYYLTTGLPVGGLQQVELSSEAPASPAAVSSPSVNAKRFSCRICMESFQGRSDMENHKRAHLDPNTFKCPDCDVYTSNSWPDVKNHMELHSYLRPHKCPNCSFASRNKKDLRRHMMTHTNEKPFSCKYCGQRFNRNGHLKFHMDRLHNQDHPTRKNPTAPSQQAIVVNSDEEALASLQSLQEHQAVITTEHLQAVGQEHIIVSEEQALSDHYQMVQQLVTGDNQVTEVQYIISQDGVQHLIPQEYVVVADSEPIQIPEGQIIQYEHDGHILQEQQIALSHDGRIQYLPVSSEQQIINSEDLEAAAHSAVTAVADAAMAQMQAVYTEATPEQLEQLQQQGIHYDVITFANN; this is encoded by the exons ATGGATTCAGAGGAGAATGAGGTtgagagcagcagtgatgcaggCCCATCAGGAATGGAGGAGCCATCAGAAAGTGGCATGTTTATGGAGTCATCAGAGGCCATGTCTGCTGACAGCAGTGATGCTGCAGCCTCACATCCACTGGCCTCAGAGTCTGACTGCCATGTGGGACAGAGTTCAGAGGGACTTGTG GTGTTCATCCCCGAGACCAGCTCCAGTACAGACATTAGAGTTTCCTCTGTTCTCCTCCCAGACTCCTCCTCAGTGGCCCAGTCCACAAGTGTGTCCAGTGTCTCAACGGTGACTCAGTCAGTTCTGGTGTCTGAGTCAGCTCAAGTGTTGGTCCACTCCAGTGCTGTGTCTGAAGGAGCCATGATGGTGTCTGACTCAACTGCTTCGACTTCATCAGACTTGGGGTCGGCCATTGACAAGATCATAGAGTCCACTATTGGACCTGATATAATGAATG GCTGCATAGCTGTGACCAGCGCAGAAGATGGTGGTGCAGAAACAACCCAATATCTTACATTACATGGACCAGACTATG GTGCACCAATGGTCGCCCAGATGTCCTCTTCAGCCCAGATATCTGATCACGTTGCCATAGAAGCACTCGGTGAAGGCCCCACATCCACTTGTGTAGACCAGGGAGATCTGCATCGCAACCTTGAACCTGACCAACCTGATGATCACCCCGGACACTCAGGGTACCCAGAGGAGAGCAGCAGTCAACCTGACCAACCCCAGCATTCGCATCCTTCCCAATACATGGACTGCAATGCTGATGGTCCAGACCAGACAGGGGAGTCCTCATCTTCCTATGTGGAATGTTCAATAGAGGAGCCGGATCAAACACGCTCCCAGTCAGGCTTTGCTGACTACGCTGGGGATAATAGTGACCGTGACCTTCCTGGGTATGTGGAATGTAGTGGGGCAGATTCAAACCCTGCCAGTCAAGGTCACTATGTGATGGAGTGCAGTGGGTACGTGGAGTGTGCAGTGGATGATGGAGAGCAACAGCATCGTTCACGTAGTTATATTGACAGTAGTGCTGACCACCGGACATCTCAAACATGTCGGCAGTATGTGACTGAGTGTGTGGCAGCTGCAGACTCTGAGGAACCAGGTTGTTCTCAGTATCAAATTggagatgatgatgaagatgatgacccAGACAAACCTCAGCACTCCCAACAGCACTCGTGTTACATGGAGAGCAGCAATGGACCTGAGGCATCTCTGTATGCTGATGAAAGCTCTTCATCAGACCACCCTGTTGCAGACACCGCAGGCTCAGGCGGGCTTCCGGAAGCGTTGGAGTGCGGCGAGAGCCAGCCTGGGCCTTTCATCAGCAGCAGTGGGACATACATCAGCCAAGACGAGCCCCAGGGTTCTCAGGGGCCTCAAAATGATTCTGAGTTAGTCAGCCACATGGCGACATCAGGGGTGGCAGAAGGCCCCGGGAATCGACCACCAAACTTGGCTGAGTTGGAGGATCTAATGGAAGTAGTGATTGTACAACAGTTTAAGTGCAAAATGTGTCCATACAAGAGTACCTCCAAAGAAACGCTCATTAACCACATGAAAGACAAACACTTCAGACCTGCTG GCGATATGCCAAAGAAACGCAAACGTGGGCGGCCGCCTAAAAGTGAGACAATTGCCCAATGccaagtacagcaaaaggaagcagaagagagaaagtgtgtgaaaGTAAAGGCTGAATCccaacaagaagaagaggaggatgatATTGTGGATGCTGGTGCTATTGATGATTCTGAAG AGGATAGTGATTACAATCCAATGGATGAGGATTGCAAAGGAAGACCACCAGCCATTCTGAAAAAGCCTTCTCCTCCCATCTCCTCCTCTGCAGGGCGTCCTAGGCGGAAAGTTGGACGGCCTAGAAAATACTGCATTATGGAGCCAGGTTACAACAACAAAG AAGCAGAGAGCATTGCTGAGAATCCAAGGGTTTGCCTGGACTCTAACGTATCTGAGGTGGCAAGCTCTTCTGAATTAGGTAGCGCTACTGCTATGGTGGTTAATGGAGACACAGCTGAGATGTTAATAAGCCAGTCAGACTCTGAAAACAAAGATCCTTCCTCTAATAGTCCTCCAGAGGAAGAGTCATTCATCAGGAAACGTGGGCGGCCATCCAAGCGCTTCCTTCGCAAGAAATATAAGAAATTTATAAATCGCAA CCGGTATTACAAATCCCTCAAACCACTCCAGAGACCTCACAACTGCTTGATCTGTGGCTCACGCTTCCTCACTGAAGAAGACCTGCATTTCCATGTGGATTCCCATGAAGGAAATGACCCAGAGCGTTTCAAGTGCCTCCAGTGCAATTATCACTGCAAGCGCTGGTCCTCACTTAAG GAGCACATGTTCAATCATGAGGGGACCAAACCATTCAAATGTGAGATGTGTGACTACACAAGTGTCTACAGGAAAGATGTGCTCCGGCACTCAGCAGTTCACAGTAAAGAGAA GAAAAGAAAGACAGAGTTG GTACCAAAGGCGTCAGAATTTCCTTGCCCCATCTGCCACAGAGTTTATCCTATGCTGAAGAGATTGACCCAACACATGAAGACCCACAGCACAGAGAAACCACACATGTGTGACAAG TGTGGCAAATCCTTCAAGAAGCGGTACACATTCAAAATGCACCTACTGACGCACATCCAAAGTCTCGGAGACAGCAA GTTTAAGTGTGAGTTCTGTGATTATATGTGTGACAACAAGAAGCTGCTGCTCAACCATCAGCTGTCCCACACCAACGACAGGCCCTATAAATGTGATTACTGCAAATACTCCACATCTAAAAAGGAGTTCCTGGTCTCCCATCTGGCCATCAAGCACACAG GAGAGAAGCCTTTCTCCTGTGATATGTGCCACTTCATGACGAAACACAGAAAGAACCTCCGTCTACATGTGCAGTGTCGTCACCCTGAGACGTTCGAAGAATGGTGTGCGGCTCATCCCGAGGAGCCTGTTAGGAGACGACGCAGGCCCTTCTTCACCCTGCAGCAGATAGAGGAGCTCAAACAGCAACACGAGGACACGCAGGGAATGCAGGGCAACATC GTTACAGTAGATCCTGCGACGATACAAGCCATGCAGGGCGTGGCTAATGCTTCAGTTTCCCAGGATGCATTGGGAAACACCACTATCATCTATCAACATG CTGATTCCAGTGACCTGTCAGCCCAGAATGCTCTCGACCTTCTGCTGAATATGAGCAATGCCCGGGAATTAGTTGGAAATGCcttacag AATCATGCAGACATTATGGGAATCAGGGAAACACTGTGCAGATACTATCAGTGTTCTCCTCAGGTGACTGTGCTAAAAGCAGAAGACAAAGCTTTGGAAAAGGGCGCATGGAGTGCAGTGACTTCAGTACCAGTCCAGTCCCAAAAGTTGGTGACCTTGCACGTGTCTGAGAATGGTGAAACTGTGCTCCAAGAGGCCTATCAGGCAGCCACATGTGAAAAAGCAGAGCTCTCACAGATTACAGTCCAGGCCTGCGAGGGCGGAGGAGACTTCCCTGTGGAGGAGCTGGCCACTGAAGAGATCCACAGTGCTGGGTACAG TAACAGTGGGAGCAGTCCATCACAAGCTGTTGAAGTGTCCAAGACAGAGAACCTAACGAGTGATAAGTACTACCTTACTACAGGGCTGCCTGTTGGAGGTTTGCAGCAGGTGGAG CTGAGCAGTGAGGCTCCAGCCTCTCCGGCTGCAGTGAGCTCTCCTAGTGTCAACGCCAAAAGATTTTCCTGCCGCATCTGCATGGAGTCATTCCAGGGCCGCTCTGACATGGAGAACCACAAGAGGGCGCACTTGGATCCCAACACATTCAAGTGTCCAGACTGTGACGTCTACACATCAAACTCCTGGCCTGATGTCAAA AACCACATGGAGCTCCATTCCTACCTACGTCCGCACAAATGTCCCAACTGTAGCTTTGCATCCAGAAACAAAAAGGATCTGCGTCGACACATGATGACCCACACAAATGAGAAACCATTTTCTTGCAAATACTGTGGGCAGCG TTTTAACCGTAACGGGCATCTGAAGTTCCATATGGACCGACTCCATAACCAAGATCACCCCACTCGCAAAAACCCCACCGCTCCATCCCAGCAGGCCATCGTCGTCAACAGTGACGAGGAAGCCCTCGCCTCACTGCAGT CCCTACAGGAACACCAGGCAGTGATCACTACAGAACACTTGCAGGCTGTCGGGCAGGAGCACATCATTGTATCTGAAGAGCAGGCACTATCAGACCACTATCAGATGGTTCAGCAACTGGTGACAGGGGACAACCAGGTGACTGAG GTTCAGTATATCATCTCACAGGATGGTGTACAGCACTTAATCCCTCAGGAGTATGTGGTTGTAGCTGATAGTGAACCCATACAG ATTCCAGAGGGACAGATTATTCAGTATGAGCATGATGGGCACATTTTGCAAGAGCAGCAG ATTGCTTTAAGCCACGATGGTCGGATCCAGTATTTACCTGTCAGCTCAGAACAACAAATCATAAATTCTGAAGATCtggaggctgctgctcactctgCTGTTACAG
- the LOC117512270 gene encoding zinc finger protein 335-like isoform X3, whose translation MDSEENEVESSSDAGPSGMEEPSESGMFMESSEAMSADSSDAAASHPLASESDCHVGQSSEGLVVFIPETSSSTDIRVSSVLLPDSSSVAQSTSVSSVSTVTQSVLVSESAQVLVHSSAVSEGAMMVSDSTASTSSDLGSAIDKIIESTIGPDIMNGCIAVTSAEDGGAETTQYLTLHGPDYGAPMVAQMSSSAQISDHVAIEALGEGPTSTCVDQGDLHRNLEPDQPDDHPGHSGYPEESSSQPDQPQHSHPSQYMDCNADGPDQTGESSSSYVECSIEEPDQTRSQSGFADYAGDNSDRDLPGYVECSGADSNPASQGHYVMECSGYVECAVDDGEQQHRSRSYIDSSADHRTSQTCRQYVTECVAAADSEEPGCSQYQIGDDDEDDDPDKPQHSQQHSCYMESSNGPEASLYADESSSSDHPVADTAGSGGLPEALECGESQPGPFISSSGTYISQDEPQGSQGPQNDSELVSHMATSGVAEGPGNRPPNLAELEDLMEVVIVQQFKCKMCPYKSTSKETLINHMKDKHFRPAGDMPKKRKRGRPPKSETIAQCQVQQKEAEERKCVKVKAESQQEEEEDDIVDAGAIDDSEEDSDYNPMDEDCKGRPPAILKKPSPPISSSAGRPRRKVGRPRKYCIMEPGYNNKEAESIAENPRVCLDSNVSEVASSSELGSATAMVVNGDTAEMLISQSDSENKDPSSNSPPEEESFIRKRGRPSKRFLRKKYKKFINRNRYYKSLKPLQRPHNCLICGSRFLTEEDLHFHVDSHEGNDPERFKCLQCNYHCKRWSSLKEHMFNHEGTKPFKCEMCDYTSVYRKDVLRHSAVHSKEKKRKTELVPKASEFPCPICHRVYPMLKRLTQHMKTHSTEKPHMCDKCGKSFKKRYTFKMHLLTHIQSLGDSKFKCEFCDYMCDNKKLLLNHQLSHTNDRPYKCDYCKYSTSKKEFLVSHLAIKHTGEKPFSCDMCHFMTKHRKNLRLHVQCRHPETFEEWCAAHPEEPVRRRRRPFFTLQQIEELKQQHEDTQGMQGNIVTVDPATIQAMQGVANASVSQDALGNTTIIYQHADSSDLSAQNALDLLLNMSNARELVGNALQVTVLKAEDKALEKGAWSAVTSVPVQSQKLVTLHVSENGETVLQEAYQAATCEKAELSQITVQACEGGGDFPVEELATEEIHSAGYSNSGSSPSQAVEVSKTENLTSDKYYLTTGLPVGGLQQVELSSEAPASPAAVSSPSVNAKRFSCRICMESFQGRSDMENHKRAHLDPNTFKCPDCDVYTSNSWPDVKNHMELHSYLRPHKCPNCSFASRNKKDLRRHMMTHTNEKPFSCKYCGQRFNRNGHLKFHMDRLHNQDHPTRKNPTAPSQQAIVVNSDEEALASLQSLQEHQAVITTEHLQAVGQEHIIVSEEQALSDHYQMVQQLVTGDNQVTEVQYIISQDGVQHLIPQEYVVVADSEPIQIPEGQIIQYEHDGHILQEQQIALSHDGRIQYLPVSSEQQIINSEDLEAAAHSAVTAVADAAMAQMQAVYTEATPEQLEQLQQQGIHYDVITFANN comes from the exons ATGGATTCAGAGGAGAATGAGGTtgagagcagcagtgatgcaggCCCATCAGGAATGGAGGAGCCATCAGAAAGTGGCATGTTTATGGAGTCATCAGAGGCCATGTCTGCTGACAGCAGTGATGCTGCAGCCTCACATCCACTGGCCTCAGAGTCTGACTGCCATGTGGGACAGAGTTCAGAGGGACTTGTG GTGTTCATCCCCGAGACCAGCTCCAGTACAGACATTAGAGTTTCCTCTGTTCTCCTCCCAGACTCCTCCTCAGTGGCCCAGTCCACAAGTGTGTCCAGTGTCTCAACGGTGACTCAGTCAGTTCTGGTGTCTGAGTCAGCTCAAGTGTTGGTCCACTCCAGTGCTGTGTCTGAAGGAGCCATGATGGTGTCTGACTCAACTGCTTCGACTTCATCAGACTTGGGGTCGGCCATTGACAAGATCATAGAGTCCACTATTGGACCTGATATAATGAATG GCTGCATAGCTGTGACCAGCGCAGAAGATGGTGGTGCAGAAACAACCCAATATCTTACATTACATGGACCAGACTATG GTGCACCAATGGTCGCCCAGATGTCCTCTTCAGCCCAGATATCTGATCACGTTGCCATAGAAGCACTCGGTGAAGGCCCCACATCCACTTGTGTAGACCAGGGAGATCTGCATCGCAACCTTGAACCTGACCAACCTGATGATCACCCCGGACACTCAGGGTACCCAGAGGAGAGCAGCAGTCAACCTGACCAACCCCAGCATTCGCATCCTTCCCAATACATGGACTGCAATGCTGATGGTCCAGACCAGACAGGGGAGTCCTCATCTTCCTATGTGGAATGTTCAATAGAGGAGCCGGATCAAACACGCTCCCAGTCAGGCTTTGCTGACTACGCTGGGGATAATAGTGACCGTGACCTTCCTGGGTATGTGGAATGTAGTGGGGCAGATTCAAACCCTGCCAGTCAAGGTCACTATGTGATGGAGTGCAGTGGGTACGTGGAGTGTGCAGTGGATGATGGAGAGCAACAGCATCGTTCACGTAGTTATATTGACAGTAGTGCTGACCACCGGACATCTCAAACATGTCGGCAGTATGTGACTGAGTGTGTGGCAGCTGCAGACTCTGAGGAACCAGGTTGTTCTCAGTATCAAATTggagatgatgatgaagatgatgacccAGACAAACCTCAGCACTCCCAACAGCACTCGTGTTACATGGAGAGCAGCAATGGACCTGAGGCATCTCTGTATGCTGATGAAAGCTCTTCATCAGACCACCCTGTTGCAGACACCGCAGGCTCAGGCGGGCTTCCGGAAGCGTTGGAGTGCGGCGAGAGCCAGCCTGGGCCTTTCATCAGCAGCAGTGGGACATACATCAGCCAAGACGAGCCCCAGGGTTCTCAGGGGCCTCAAAATGATTCTGAGTTAGTCAGCCACATGGCGACATCAGGGGTGGCAGAAGGCCCCGGGAATCGACCACCAAACTTGGCTGAGTTGGAGGATCTAATGGAAGTAGTGATTGTACAACAGTTTAAGTGCAAAATGTGTCCATACAAGAGTACCTCCAAAGAAACGCTCATTAACCACATGAAAGACAAACACTTCAGACCTGCTG GCGATATGCCAAAGAAACGCAAACGTGGGCGGCCGCCTAAAAGTGAGACAATTGCCCAATGccaagtacagcaaaaggaagcagaagagagaaagtgtgtgaaaGTAAAGGCTGAATCccaacaagaagaagaggaggatgatATTGTGGATGCTGGTGCTATTGATGATTCTGAAG AGGATAGTGATTACAATCCAATGGATGAGGATTGCAAAGGAAGACCACCAGCCATTCTGAAAAAGCCTTCTCCTCCCATCTCCTCCTCTGCAGGGCGTCCTAGGCGGAAAGTTGGACGGCCTAGAAAATACTGCATTATGGAGCCAGGTTACAACAACAAAG AAGCAGAGAGCATTGCTGAGAATCCAAGGGTTTGCCTGGACTCTAACGTATCTGAGGTGGCAAGCTCTTCTGAATTAGGTAGCGCTACTGCTATGGTGGTTAATGGAGACACAGCTGAGATGTTAATAAGCCAGTCAGACTCTGAAAACAAAGATCCTTCCTCTAATAGTCCTCCAGAGGAAGAGTCATTCATCAGGAAACGTGGGCGGCCATCCAAGCGCTTCCTTCGCAAGAAATATAAGAAATTTATAAATCGCAA CCGGTATTACAAATCCCTCAAACCACTCCAGAGACCTCACAACTGCTTGATCTGTGGCTCACGCTTCCTCACTGAAGAAGACCTGCATTTCCATGTGGATTCCCATGAAGGAAATGACCCAGAGCGTTTCAAGTGCCTCCAGTGCAATTATCACTGCAAGCGCTGGTCCTCACTTAAG GAGCACATGTTCAATCATGAGGGGACCAAACCATTCAAATGTGAGATGTGTGACTACACAAGTGTCTACAGGAAAGATGTGCTCCGGCACTCAGCAGTTCACAGTAAAGAGAA GAAAAGAAAGACAGAGTTG GTACCAAAGGCGTCAGAATTTCCTTGCCCCATCTGCCACAGAGTTTATCCTATGCTGAAGAGATTGACCCAACACATGAAGACCCACAGCACAGAGAAACCACACATGTGTGACAAG TGTGGCAAATCCTTCAAGAAGCGGTACACATTCAAAATGCACCTACTGACGCACATCCAAAGTCTCGGAGACAGCAA GTTTAAGTGTGAGTTCTGTGATTATATGTGTGACAACAAGAAGCTGCTGCTCAACCATCAGCTGTCCCACACCAACGACAGGCCCTATAAATGTGATTACTGCAAATACTCCACATCTAAAAAGGAGTTCCTGGTCTCCCATCTGGCCATCAAGCACACAG GAGAGAAGCCTTTCTCCTGTGATATGTGCCACTTCATGACGAAACACAGAAAGAACCTCCGTCTACATGTGCAGTGTCGTCACCCTGAGACGTTCGAAGAATGGTGTGCGGCTCATCCCGAGGAGCCTGTTAGGAGACGACGCAGGCCCTTCTTCACCCTGCAGCAGATAGAGGAGCTCAAACAGCAACACGAGGACACGCAGGGAATGCAGGGCAACATC GTTACAGTAGATCCTGCGACGATACAAGCCATGCAGGGCGTGGCTAATGCTTCAGTTTCCCAGGATGCATTGGGAAACACCACTATCATCTATCAACATG CTGATTCCAGTGACCTGTCAGCCCAGAATGCTCTCGACCTTCTGCTGAATATGAGCAATGCCCGGGAATTAGTTGGAAATGCcttacag GTGACTGTGCTAAAAGCAGAAGACAAAGCTTTGGAAAAGGGCGCATGGAGTGCAGTGACTTCAGTACCAGTCCAGTCCCAAAAGTTGGTGACCTTGCACGTGTCTGAGAATGGTGAAACTGTGCTCCAAGAGGCCTATCAGGCAGCCACATGTGAAAAAGCAGAGCTCTCACAGATTACAGTCCAGGCCTGCGAGGGCGGAGGAGACTTCCCTGTGGAGGAGCTGGCCACTGAAGAGATCCACAGTGCTGGGTACAG TAACAGTGGGAGCAGTCCATCACAAGCTGTTGAAGTGTCCAAGACAGAGAACCTAACGAGTGATAAGTACTACCTTACTACAGGGCTGCCTGTTGGAGGTTTGCAGCAGGTGGAG CTGAGCAGTGAGGCTCCAGCCTCTCCGGCTGCAGTGAGCTCTCCTAGTGTCAACGCCAAAAGATTTTCCTGCCGCATCTGCATGGAGTCATTCCAGGGCCGCTCTGACATGGAGAACCACAAGAGGGCGCACTTGGATCCCAACACATTCAAGTGTCCAGACTGTGACGTCTACACATCAAACTCCTGGCCTGATGTCAAA AACCACATGGAGCTCCATTCCTACCTACGTCCGCACAAATGTCCCAACTGTAGCTTTGCATCCAGAAACAAAAAGGATCTGCGTCGACACATGATGACCCACACAAATGAGAAACCATTTTCTTGCAAATACTGTGGGCAGCG TTTTAACCGTAACGGGCATCTGAAGTTCCATATGGACCGACTCCATAACCAAGATCACCCCACTCGCAAAAACCCCACCGCTCCATCCCAGCAGGCCATCGTCGTCAACAGTGACGAGGAAGCCCTCGCCTCACTGCAGT CCCTACAGGAACACCAGGCAGTGATCACTACAGAACACTTGCAGGCTGTCGGGCAGGAGCACATCATTGTATCTGAAGAGCAGGCACTATCAGACCACTATCAGATGGTTCAGCAACTGGTGACAGGGGACAACCAGGTGACTGAG GTTCAGTATATCATCTCACAGGATGGTGTACAGCACTTAATCCCTCAGGAGTATGTGGTTGTAGCTGATAGTGAACCCATACAG ATTCCAGAGGGACAGATTATTCAGTATGAGCATGATGGGCACATTTTGCAAGAGCAGCAG ATTGCTTTAAGCCACGATGGTCGGATCCAGTATTTACCTGTCAGCTCAGAACAACAAATCATAAATTCTGAAGATCtggaggctgctgctcactctgCTGTTACAG